Proteins encoded together in one Thermococcus barophilus MP window:
- a CDS encoding mechanosensitive ion channel family protein — protein MFNMTEIFLSSPLSEVTPIMLAKAAAVLLSGIIIANLIKRWIVGISRTTKYVWIINEDTGEAIRRLIIIIALIYSLDTIGVLSISIAGTTLSNLISAFLVFYFSYLIAKKSKDYLLIGGAKRGNLPEVQLKAKLFYYSLLTVAFLIALNIAGFTGKLTTIIAAAGITGIILGFSAQTVIANFISGIFMYFDKPLKIGDPVEVAGYSGVVNDIRILSTRIRTWDGVLVRIPNEKVFNSEIKNLQKFPARRVDVIIGIAYKEDVSRAIEVIKKTLEEMPLVLAEPEPAVYVDELADSSVNIYVKAWAPSEKWFDVRSTILEKLKKALEREGIEIPFPQRVNWFAEELRVKVEKE, from the coding sequence ATGTTCAACATGACAGAAATTTTCTTATCAAGTCCACTATCTGAGGTAACCCCAATTATGCTGGCAAAAGCTGCAGCAGTTCTGCTATCTGGAATAATCATAGCAAACCTCATCAAAAGATGGATCGTGGGGATCTCGAGAACTACAAAATATGTGTGGATAATAAACGAAGACACAGGGGAAGCAATAAGAAGGCTGATCATAATAATTGCACTCATCTATTCTCTCGATACGATTGGAGTCCTCTCAATCAGCATAGCAGGAACTACATTGAGCAACTTAATAAGTGCGTTTCTTGTGTTCTACTTCTCATACCTCATAGCAAAGAAGTCCAAAGATTACCTTCTGATCGGAGGGGCAAAAAGAGGAAACCTCCCTGAGGTTCAGCTCAAGGCTAAGCTCTTCTACTACTCCCTGTTGACAGTGGCTTTTTTAATAGCACTGAACATTGCAGGTTTTACAGGAAAGCTGACAACAATCATTGCAGCAGCTGGGATCACGGGAATCATTTTAGGTTTTTCAGCACAAACGGTGATAGCGAACTTCATCTCGGGAATATTCATGTATTTTGATAAGCCGTTAAAAATCGGTGACCCCGTTGAAGTCGCCGGTTATTCTGGAGTAGTCAACGATATAAGGATACTCTCAACAAGGATAAGAACATGGGATGGTGTCCTGGTAAGAATCCCAAATGAAAAAGTGTTCAACAGCGAAATAAAGAACCTCCAGAAGTTTCCGGCAAGAAGGGTTGATGTGATTATCGGCATAGCGTATAAGGAAGATGTGAGCAGGGCCATTGAGGTTATAAAGAAAACCCTTGAAGAAATGCCTCTTGTACTGGCAGAGCCTGAACCTGCGGTATATGTCGATGAACTCGCGGACAGCAGTGTAAACATTTACGTCAAAGCATGGGCTCCGAGTGAAAAGTGGTTTGATGTAAGGAGCACAATCCTTGAAAAACTCAAGAAAGCTCTTGAAAGAGAGGGCATAGAGATTCCGTTCCCGCAGCGCGTTAACTGGTTCGCTGAAGAGCTAAGGGTGAAAGTTGAGAAAGAATAA
- a CDS encoding CidA/LrgA family protein, protein MYKGLAIIFGFLFLGEIVVRVLNLPIPGNVVGMILLTLALIFNVVKIEDVEKEAELFVKNMSIMFIPPGVGIVLYWGLIKSQAVPIFVALIVSFFVTIILTAKFVEFLGGKEG, encoded by the coding sequence ATGTATAAAGGATTGGCTATAATCTTTGGCTTTCTCTTTCTGGGAGAGATCGTGGTTAGGGTTTTGAATCTTCCGATTCCTGGCAATGTAGTGGGCATGATCCTTCTCACCTTAGCTCTGATTTTTAATGTCGTTAAAATTGAGGATGTTGAAAAAGAAGCAGAGCTATTTGTGAAAAACATGAGCATAATGTTTATTCCTCCTGGAGTCGGTATAGTTTTATACTGGGGGCTGATCAAAAGTCAAGCGGTGCCAATTTTTGTAGCTTTGATAGTAAGTTTCTTTGTAACAATAATTTTAACTGCTAAATTTGTTGAATTTTTAGGGGGGAAAGAAGGATGA
- a CDS encoding DUF835 domain-containing protein yields the protein MHEIAQGFWYAGHFLLVLAIFVTLYMFYLSTKETHKTERHLIMIALLAIFIDILSELSLSAGITTTALYFLSIAGEFVGALIVILVLFRIRRGKVEIEFKPLPPNNRAEISITPGLLLLKADETNSQLVCRFSKGRQSLIISRKNEDYWRALGCEAPVIWLSKVENVRNAINPRNLEYLAHITVQLMKGEGEKFVFIDGLEYLIIENSFDRVFRLLTTLKDHALLHNTMVMVEFEPETLSKKELALLLREFPIFRRER from the coding sequence ATGCACGAAATTGCACAAGGCTTTTGGTATGCAGGACATTTTCTGCTGGTGCTTGCTATCTTTGTGACACTCTACATGTTCTACCTTTCAACGAAAGAAACACATAAAACTGAGAGACACCTGATTATGATAGCACTTCTTGCCATTTTCATTGATATTCTCAGCGAGCTATCCCTCTCAGCGGGAATAACCACCACAGCCCTTTACTTTCTCAGCATTGCTGGGGAATTTGTCGGGGCTTTAATAGTTATCCTTGTGCTCTTTAGGATAAGGCGTGGAAAGGTTGAAATTGAGTTTAAGCCACTCCCACCCAATAACAGAGCCGAGATCAGCATAACCCCTGGACTGCTTTTGCTGAAAGCAGATGAAACCAACAGTCAGCTCGTTTGCAGATTTTCAAAGGGAAGGCAGAGCCTAATCATCAGCAGAAAGAATGAAGACTACTGGAGAGCCCTGGGATGTGAAGCCCCGGTGATATGGCTGAGCAAGGTGGAAAATGTCAGAAATGCTATCAACCCGAGAAACCTTGAGTACCTGGCACACATAACAGTGCAGCTGATGAAGGGTGAAGGAGAAAAGTTCGTATTCATTGATGGGCTGGAATACCTGATTATTGAGAACAGCTTCGATAGAGTCTTCAGGCTTCTAACAACATTAAAGGACCATGCCCTTCTCCACAACACAATGGTCATGGTGGAATTTGAGCCAGAGACACTAAGCAAAAAGGAGCTGGCACTTCTCCTCAGGGAGTTTCCCATATTCAGAAGAGAGAGGTAG
- a CDS encoding type IV toxin-antitoxin system AbiEi family antitoxin domain-containing protein, protein MRRLAIRYIISRFGGNAVTKDELKDVSEKFGIDIDYFVNYLLSQGYIVRILRGVYYVKTIEEIGLKRAPDIFKVIAKGLNKLNLIWYYGLFTALRLNGMTHEYFNMIFVLNDKVIRSKAVKILGENVKFVKIKPTLASFGIIKSNEIKFSDPEKTILDFIYLSRYNKRLKPHAEDILVEYGDKINWAILCSYLQKYPKSVQREVLKHERERIC, encoded by the coding sequence ATGAGACGACTTGCGATTAGGTATATAATCTCAAGATTTGGTGGCAATGCCGTTACAAAAGATGAGCTGAAAGATGTTAGTGAGAAGTTTGGCATTGACATTGATTATTTTGTCAATTACCTGTTATCCCAAGGTTACATAGTTAGAATTCTCAGGGGCGTGTATTACGTTAAAACAATTGAAGAAATTGGATTAAAACGGGCTCCTGATATATTTAAAGTGATCGCAAAAGGGCTCAACAAGCTCAATTTAATATGGTACTATGGGCTATTTACAGCCTTGAGGCTCAATGGCATGACTCACGAATATTTCAACATGATATTCGTCCTCAATGACAAAGTAATCCGGTCAAAAGCAGTTAAAATTCTTGGAGAGAACGTCAAATTTGTAAAAATAAAGCCAACTTTGGCATCTTTTGGAATAATCAAAAGTAACGAAATAAAGTTCTCAGATCCCGAAAAAACAATCCTCGACTTCATATACCTCTCAAGGTATAACAAACGACTCAAACCACATGCGGAGGATATTTTAGTAGAGTACGGAGACAAGATTAACTGGGCTATTTTATGTAGCTACCTACAAAAATATCCAAAGAGTGTGCAGAGGGAGGTTTTAAAGCATGAACGAGAGAGAATTTGTTGA
- a CDS encoding Tfx family DNA-binding protein yields the protein MKSFLTEQQIRILQLRAKGLKQSEIAELLGTSRANVSILEHRALEKIEKARNTLLIWEQINSKISVEVKKGEDIFTIPDKLFKKADELKIKVPYSTAEIIAFLVEHAPIEDRIAKRDFTLFLDAQDKLRVSECLLEDMDKIRKNKGSENSV from the coding sequence ATGAAGAGCTTCCTCACCGAACAGCAGATTAGGATACTCCAGCTAAGAGCTAAAGGACTTAAGCAGAGCGAAATAGCTGAACTTTTGGGCACAAGCAGGGCAAATGTGAGCATTCTTGAGCACAGGGCCTTGGAAAAAATTGAGAAAGCGAGAAATACCCTCCTTATCTGGGAGCAGATAAATTCAAAGATCAGCGTTGAAGTAAAAAAAGGAGAGGACATCTTTACAATCCCAGATAAGCTGTTTAAAAAGGCTGATGAACTTAAAATTAAGGTTCCCTACAGTACAGCCGAGATAATAGCTTTTCTTGTTGAGCATGCTCCCATAGAGGATAGGATTGCAAAAAGAGATTTCACCCTTTTCTTAGATGCCCAAGACAAACTTCGAGTTAGTGAATGCCTACTTGAGGACATGGATAAGATAAGGAAGAACAAGGGAAGTGAAAACTCCGTTTAG
- a CDS encoding L-fucose/L-arabinose isomerase family protein, which translates to MIAVATFTDPRPTALSEERERALMEKHRALIEALEEFEILDVNAKLKKYEAFEKGENFGIDSKEEVLEAARIVNSKDVSGITLGLWHWTESNLVTLLAKETNKPLLLYADDDPAWAGTTCITSVGSSLWESAVNYYALHHTRLKGDVGKVKAWVRAVEAVSKLSKKSLLLWGAPYTLGMEHLMDDLPRLKRFIGDFLMLDQYLIVRKADEMLSDEKLRIKVEEFYDWLTSKAKVKFDNVMLTQEALRRQIAIYLAAKDIWEQYKSEVAGVSIKCQPELSEIYGVTACLIPALFPFSLDAKGEKPIIPATCEGDIKGTISSILLFYLSGKPPLFGDIKYVDDELVLIANCGASSLYYAKLSENPEENLSATTIQGQCQGKSGGALTYRTPKTTLTIARLIRIDGEYYLLYFLAEGVEITEEIEKKLKWGKQWPHTAVKNPLDKERFIAVMGANHLSAVPGDYTTELRFIAKLWGIKAVNLADKEQVEGLLEKV; encoded by the coding sequence ATGATAGCCGTTGCAACTTTTACCGATCCTCGACCAACTGCTCTTTCAGAAGAACGTGAGAGAGCGTTAATGGAGAAGCACAGAGCTTTAATTGAAGCCTTGGAAGAATTTGAGATTTTAGATGTCAATGCAAAGCTGAAAAAGTATGAAGCGTTTGAAAAAGGGGAGAACTTTGGGATTGATAGCAAAGAAGAAGTTCTTGAGGCAGCAAGGATAGTAAACTCAAAAGATGTAAGCGGAATAACCCTCGGCTTATGGCACTGGACCGAAAGTAACCTTGTGACCCTTCTGGCTAAAGAAACAAACAAACCTCTGCTTTTATATGCAGATGACGACCCAGCGTGGGCTGGGACGACATGCATAACATCCGTTGGATCATCACTTTGGGAAAGTGCCGTGAACTATTATGCACTTCATCACACAAGACTAAAAGGCGATGTTGGAAAAGTCAAAGCGTGGGTTAGGGCAGTTGAGGCAGTATCGAAGCTCTCCAAGAAGTCTCTCCTCCTTTGGGGAGCGCCTTATACGTTAGGAATGGAGCACCTGATGGATGATTTACCCAGACTAAAGCGCTTCATCGGAGATTTCTTAATGCTTGATCAGTACTTGATTGTCAGAAAAGCTGACGAAATGCTGAGTGATGAAAAACTTAGGATCAAAGTAGAGGAGTTCTATGACTGGCTCACTTCAAAAGCTAAAGTAAAGTTCGACAATGTTATGTTAACCCAAGAAGCTCTGAGAAGACAGATAGCTATCTATCTGGCGGCAAAGGACATTTGGGAGCAGTATAAAAGTGAGGTTGCGGGAGTTTCGATTAAATGTCAGCCAGAGCTGAGTGAAATTTACGGAGTTACTGCGTGTTTAATCCCAGCGCTGTTTCCATTCAGCTTAGATGCAAAAGGAGAGAAGCCGATAATTCCAGCCACCTGTGAGGGAGACATTAAAGGAACAATAAGCTCGATTTTACTGTTCTACCTAAGCGGGAAGCCCCCTCTTTTTGGGGACATAAAATATGTTGATGACGAACTCGTCCTGATAGCAAACTGTGGAGCCTCTTCACTTTACTACGCAAAGCTGAGCGAAAATCCGGAGGAAAATCTGAGTGCAACGACGATACAAGGACAGTGCCAAGGAAAGAGTGGTGGAGCTTTAACATATAGAACTCCAAAGACCACTTTAACAATTGCAAGACTCATCAGAATTGACGGGGAATACTATCTGCTTTACTTCTTAGCTGAAGGTGTTGAGATAACTGAAGAAATCGAGAAAAAGCTTAAATGGGGTAAGCAGTGGCCGCATACAGCTGTGAAAAATCCTCTCGACAAGGAGCGCTTTATTGCGGTTATGGGTGCAAATCACCTTTCTGCTGTTCCCGGAGATTACACCACCGAACTTAGATTCATAGCTAAGCTTTGGGGCATCAAGGCTGTCAACTTGGCAGACAAGGAACAAGTTGAAGGGCTTTTAGAGAAGGTATGA
- a CDS encoding nucleotidyl transferase AbiEii/AbiGii toxin family protein, with product MNEREFVEFIIQKTGIKKGNLIRKDIILHSILRELYSNEYFSSNYLFKGGTCLIKCYLGYYRFSVDLDFTSRDPQTWIELSRRSRERELKAEAVKLAELIEGIASKRGLEFKADLRDRNYMEFGGGSRMITFKLYYSEGVMREMIKIQVNLVERLLFEPKNVSAKSLLSDIQVSGEEEAYFSEFLEDYSDVPVSAYDLREILTEKVRALLTRKKVKFRDVYDLYYLEKEAGLRIEDYVEEITQKLLFALKFERYSINFQRVIKSISFLEATATEEELFLLNVPFNAEDFKKFLERLHNYILVQFGQKSETIS from the coding sequence ATGAACGAGAGAGAATTTGTTGAATTCATAATTCAAAAAACGGGAATTAAAAAGGGAAACCTCATACGAAAAGACATCATCTTGCATTCCATTTTGAGGGAATTGTACTCAAATGAGTACTTTTCTAGCAACTACCTCTTCAAAGGAGGAACATGCTTGATTAAATGTTATCTTGGTTACTATCGCTTCAGCGTTGATTTGGACTTTACAAGTAGAGATCCCCAAACATGGATAGAGCTTTCAAGACGAAGTCGGGAAAGAGAACTCAAAGCTGAAGCTGTAAAGCTTGCAGAGCTAATTGAGGGCATTGCCAGTAAAAGGGGTTTGGAGTTTAAAGCGGATTTGAGGGATAGGAATTATATGGAATTTGGCGGAGGATCGAGGATGATTACTTTCAAGCTGTATTATTCTGAAGGAGTAATGCGTGAGATGATAAAGATTCAAGTTAACTTGGTGGAGAGGCTTCTTTTTGAGCCTAAAAATGTTAGTGCTAAATCCTTGCTTTCAGATATTCAAGTTAGTGGTGAGGAGGAGGCATATTTCTCAGAGTTTCTTGAGGATTATTCTGATGTCCCTGTTTCTGCATATGATCTGCGGGAGATTCTAACAGAAAAAGTTAGGGCGCTTTTAACACGAAAGAAGGTGAAATTTAGGGATGTTTATGATTTGTACTACCTTGAAAAAGAGGCAGGCTTGAGGATTGAAGACTATGTTGAGGAGATAACTCAAAAGCTTTTATTTGCGCTGAAATTTGAGAGGTATTCTATTAACTTTCAAAGGGTTATAAAGTCAATTTCGTTCCTTGAGGCCACTGCAACAGAAGAAGAGCTATTTTTGCTAAATGTTCCGTTTAATGCCGAAGATTTCAAGAAGTTTTTGGAAAGGTTACATAACTATATTTTAGTACAATTTGGCCAAAAATCAGAGACGATATCATAA
- a CDS encoding DUF257 family protein yields the protein MENDLDEIWDSIKFGETVLVEHSSLASPVKGLYHLIEWAKRKGYGVIVDDILDTLYLYRIHMKLAGYDESILDSITVIKEGGKVNVGSVVKRFPIEEPSVYEQEYGKIFSSVVKGKVINPVVGFEKLLFLANSKQDLLSMINITLSFCGNDKRIAFYFVNADMAERINPEVMPLLEEVATTVIRIIKEGTSHMFMVLKSVNENMEGMKVRV from the coding sequence ATGGAGAATGACCTTGATGAAATATGGGACAGCATCAAGTTTGGAGAGACCGTTCTTGTGGAGCACTCATCACTTGCATCCCCTGTCAAAGGATTGTATCACCTGATAGAATGGGCAAAAAGAAAAGGGTATGGAGTTATTGTTGATGATATTCTGGACACATTGTATCTCTACAGGATCCATATGAAGCTTGCCGGATATGATGAGAGCATTCTGGATAGCATCACAGTTATCAAAGAGGGAGGAAAGGTAAACGTCGGCAGTGTTGTAAAGAGGTTTCCAATAGAAGAGCCTTCAGTTTATGAACAGGAGTACGGAAAGATCTTCAGCTCCGTGGTCAAGGGAAAAGTCATCAACCCCGTTGTTGGATTTGAAAAGCTTCTCTTCTTGGCCAATTCAAAGCAGGATCTTCTTTCCATGATAAATATAACCCTCTCTTTTTGCGGAAATGATAAGAGAATAGCATTTTACTTTGTAAACGCGGATATGGCAGAACGCATAAATCCCGAAGTTATGCCCCTGCTGGAGGAAGTTGCAACAACAGTTATCAGAATAATAAAAGAAGGAACGAGCCATATGTTCATGGTTCTTAAATCAGTGAATGAAAACATGGAAGGAATGAAAGTCCGGGTGTAG
- a CDS encoding CidB/LrgB family autolysis modulator, producing MNSFGIFLTLALFYLFSKLYQKKRSFYLNPVLLSILVIAVILKVFGISYQTYMESARILSFLLGPAVVSLAIPLYKQREVIKTYLKEIALGIPFGGLIAILSAFYVAKFLGAEEIVLLSIAPKSITTAIAIGVSEKIGGIPALTAVLVILTGIMGNAVGVEVLNLIRVKDRVARGLAMGVSSHGLGTARIILDDELAGAVSGLAMALNGVFTSLVLPYLIHVLK from the coding sequence ATGAACAGCTTTGGAATCTTCTTAACTTTGGCTTTATTTTACCTGTTCTCAAAGCTCTACCAGAAGAAAAGGTCTTTTTACTTGAATCCCGTTCTTCTCTCGATACTCGTAATTGCTGTGATTCTGAAGGTCTTTGGCATAAGCTATCAGACCTATATGGAAAGTGCACGAATACTAAGTTTTCTCTTAGGTCCGGCAGTTGTGAGCTTGGCTATTCCTCTATACAAGCAGCGAGAAGTTATTAAGACTTATTTAAAGGAAATTGCCTTGGGAATACCATTTGGGGGTCTCATTGCGATATTGAGCGCCTTCTACGTTGCAAAGTTTTTGGGGGCAGAAGAAATAGTTCTGCTCAGCATTGCTCCCAAGAGCATAACCACGGCAATAGCTATCGGAGTCAGCGAGAAGATAGGGGGCATTCCTGCCTTAACGGCTGTTCTCGTTATTTTGACGGGAATAATGGGGAATGCAGTTGGTGTTGAGGTGCTGAATCTCATTAGAGTTAAGGATAGGGTGGCAAGAGGACTTGCCATGGGGGTTTCTTCTCATGGATTGGGAACAGCAAGGATAATTCTCGATGATGAGCTTGCTGGAGCGGTCAGCGGATTAGCGATGGCACTAAACGGAGTTTTCACTTCCCTTGTTCTTCCTTATCTTATCCATGTCCTCAAGTAG